From the genome of Lotus japonicus ecotype B-129 chromosome 6, LjGifu_v1.2, one region includes:
- the LOC130722796 gene encoding uncharacterized acetyltransferase At3g50280-like, with product MSSSSALTILSNCTVFPDQKSTMGDLKLSISDLNMLLSHYIQKGCLFTTPLISSDTLITHLINSLSSTLSLFPPLAGRFITDADGYVFVSCNDAGADFIHASAVDLTVADLLSPIDVPQHLFKQLFPFHRKISHSAHSSPVMAIQVTDLADGIFIGCAVSHAVVDGTSLWNFFNTFADVSRGVTRASNIPDFRRESMLISKVPLRLPEGELTVTFNADEPLRERIFSFSRQAIQNLKAEVNNRESSREAVELSGKLSNDAQHKTVTSKEAISRNVTFETTEISSFQSLCALTWKCVTRARCLEGSKTTTFRMAVNIRHRLDPKLSDRYFGNAIQSVATCSSACEVESRDLRWIAEQLNKSVKAYDSAVVRRAVENWEREPKCFELGNHDGATVQMGSSPRFPMYDNDFGWGRPLAVRSGGANKFDGKISAFPGKDGGGAVDLEMVLAPQTMARLECDPEFMLYVSSYPRHVLES from the coding sequence atgtcttcttcttctgcacTCACTATCCTCTCAAACTGCACAGTTTTCCCTGACCAAAAATCCACCATGGGAGATCTCAAGCTCTCTATCTCAGACCTTAACATGCTCTTAAGCCACTACATCCAAAAGGGTTGTCTCTTCACCACCCCACTAATCTCCTCCGACACTCTCATCACTCACCTCATCAATTCCCTCTCTAGCACCCTCTCCCTCTTCCCCCCACTCGCCGGCCGGTTTATTACCGACGCCGACGGTTACGTCTTCGTCTCATGCAACGACGCCGGAGCGGACTTCATCCACGCCTCCGCCGTTGATCTCACCGTCGCCGACCTCCTCTCCCCAATTGATGTCCCTCAGCACCTCTTCAAGCAACTCTTCCCCTTCCACCGCAAAATCAGCCACTCCGCCCATTCCTCCCCCGTCATGGCAATCCAGGTTACCGACCTCGCCGACGGAATCTTCATTGGTTGTGCCGTCAGCCACGCCGTCGTCGACGGCACCTCCTTGTGGAATTTCTTCAACACGTTCGCCGATGTTTCCCGGGGAGTCACCCGCGCCTCCAATATCCCGGACTTCCGCCGCGAATCCATGCTAATCTCCAAGGTTCCCCTCCGGCTGCCGGAAGGTGAACTCACGGTGACGTTCAACGCCGACGAGCCACTCCGGGAGAGGATCTTCAGCTTTAGCCGCCAAGCCATTCAGAACCTAAAGGCCGAAGTGAACAACCGCGAATCGTCGAGGGAAGCCGTTGAGTTGTCGGGGAAGCTGAGCAACGACGCGCAACATAAAACGGTTACGAGCAAGGAAGCAATTTCGAGAAACGTAACCTTCGAAACGACAGAGATTTCGTCATTTCAATCGTTATGCGCGCTGACGTGGAAGTGCGTGACGCGAGCGAGGTGTTTGGAGGGGTCGAAAACGACGACGTTTAGAATGGCGGTGAACATTAGGCACCGTTTGGATCCAAAGTTGAGTGATCGTTACTTCGGAAACGCGATTCAGAGCGTTGCCACGTGTTCTTCCGCGTGTGAGGTGGAGAGTAGGGATCTAAGGTGGATTGCGGAGCAGCTGAACAAAAGCGTGAAGGCGTATGATAGCGCTGTGGTGCGCCGCGCTGTGGAAAATTGGGAGCGTGAGCCGAAGTGCTTTGAGCTCGGGAATCACGATGGTGCGACTGTGCAAATGGGAAGCTCGCCGAGGTTTCCGATGTATGATAATGATTTTGGGTGGGGGAGGCCCTTGGCTGTTCGGAGCGGCGGAGCAAATAAGTTTGACGGGAAGATATCAGCGTTTCCGGGGAAGGATGGTGGCGGCGCTGTGGATTTGGAGATGGTTTTGGCGCCACAAACAATGGCACGACTCGAGTGTGATCCCGAGTTCATGCTTTACGTGTCTTCTTATCCACGACACGTATTAGAATCGTAA
- the LOC130724420 gene encoding 26S proteasome non-ATPase regulatory subunit 7 homolog A-like: MDVIKTQQVSSRPIEKVVVHPLVLLSIVDNYNRVAKDTRKRVVGVLLGSTFKGTVDVSNSYAVPFEEDDKDPSIWFLDHNYHESMFSMFKRINAKEHVVGWYSTGPKLRENDLDIHGLFNDYVPNPVLVIIDVEPKELGIPTKAYYAVEEVKENATQKSQKVFVHVQSEIAAHEVEEIGVEHLLRDVKDTTISTLATEVSAKLTALKGLDARLKEIRGYLDLVIDGKLPLNHEILYHLQDVFNLLPNLNVADLIKAFAVKTNDMMLVIYLSSLIRSVIALHNLINNKMLNKEHEREEDSKTVPVPSAAA; this comes from the exons ATGGATGTGATAAAGACTCAGCAAGTATCATCTCGACCGATCGAGAAGGTGGTGGTTCACCCGCTAGTGCTTCTGAGCATCGTCGACAACTACAACAGAGTCGCCAAGGACACACGGAAGCGCGTCGTCGGCGTCTTGCTCGGTTCCACTTTCAAAGGCACCGTCGACGTTTCCAACAGCTACGCCG TTccctttgaagaagatgacaAGGATCCAAGCATCTGGTTTCTTGACCATAATTACCATGAATCAATGTTCTCCATGTTTAAGAGAATAAATG CTAAGGAGCATGTCGTCGGGTGGTATAGCACTGGTCCAAAACTGCGTGAAAATGACCTTGACATTCATGGACTATTCAATGA CTATGTACCAAATCCTGTTTTGGTTATAATTGATGTTGAACCTAAGGAGTTGGGAATTCCAACAAAAGCATACTATGCTGTGGAAGAGGTTAAAGAG AATGCTACCCAGAAAAGCCAAAAGGTCTTTGTGCATGTGCAATCAGAAATTGCTGCTCATGAAGTTGAGGAGATAG GAGTGGAGCACTTGCTTAGGGATGTGAAGGATACAACCATTAGCACCCTTGCAACAGAG GTAAGTGCAAAACTTACAGCCTTGAAGGGTTTGGATGCAAGACTTAAAGAAATAAGGGGTTACCTTGACCTTGTTATTGATGGAAAGCTTCCACTAAACCATGAGATCTTGTACCACTTGCAG GATGTGTTCAACCTGCTACCAAATCTCAATGTTGCTGATCTTATCAAGGCTTTTGCAG TGAAAACCAATGATATGATGTTGGTAATATACCTATCGTCTCTCATTAGAAGTGTGATTGCACTTCACAACTTGATTAACAACAAG ATGCTCAACAAAGAACATGAAAGGGAAGAAGACTCGAAAACGGTACCAGTGCCAAGTGCAGCTGCGTAA
- the LOC130724096 gene encoding WUSCHEL-related homeobox 7-like — MDENNMSGFCIRGGSGGNSGTKCGRWNPTTEQVKVLTELFSSGLRTPSTDQIQKISTQLSFYGKIESKNVFYWFQNHKARERQKRRKVTFDDKDFNVILRENSMSKNSSKQNYAQFYQVTEPERVIETLQLFPLNSFGESESKNLRVHANECRDSAMFSYLMGEQMDHPPLDLRLSSL, encoded by the exons ATGGACGAGAATAACATGTCAGGGTTTTGTATTAGAGGTGGTAGTGGTGGCAATAGTGGTACCAAGTGTGGGCGTTGGAATCCCACTACGGAACAGGTTAAGGTTCTGACTGAACTGTTCAGTTCTGGGCTTCGTACACCCAGCACTGATCAGATTCAGAAGATCTCTACTCAGTTGAGTTTTTATGGGAAGATAGAGAGCAAGAATGTGTTCTATTGGTTTCAGAATCACAAGGCCAGGGAGAGACAGAAGCGGCGCAAGGTCACCTTTGATGACAAGGATTTCAATGTGATTCTTAGAGAAAATTCCATGTCCAAGAATTCTTCTAAACAAA ATTATGCACAGTTCTATCAGGTTACAGAGCCAGAGAGGGTGATTGAGACTCTTCAACTCTTCCCTTTGAACTCCTTTGGTGAATCAGAATCAAAGAATTTGAGGGTCCATGCAAATGAATGCAGGGACAGTGCAATGTTTTCATACTTGATGGGTGAACAAATGGATCATCCACCATTAGATCTTCGCTTGAGTTCTCTGTAA